The nucleotide sequence CAACGGACGAGGCGGCCGCAGCGCATCCGGGCCGGCACAGCAGGATGGCGCGCCCGCCGAGGCGCCGCCGGAGGTCGCTGGGCTCGGCGCGCGCGCCGCCGCCCAACGGGCGGTGGCCGAGCTGATCGGGCAGAACCGGGCGCTCGCCCTGGAGGACGCCCTGGCCCAGGCCGCCCGCGGCCTGGAGCCCGCCGAGGCCGCTCTGGCGCGGGCCATCGCCACCGCCACCTTTCGCCGGTTCGGCCTGATCCGCGAGGCCTTGCGCGGCCGTCTCGACCAGGGCCTGCCAGAGGACCAGCCCCTGCTCCTGGCGCTGCTCGCGACCGGCGCCGCGCAGATCCTCGACCTCGCGGTGCCCGACCACGCCGCGGTCGATCTCGCGGTGCGCCTCGCCAAGGCGGACCGGCGGACCCAGCATCTCGGCGGCCTCGTGAACGCCGTGCTGCGCCGGGTCGCCCGCGAGCGCGACGCGATCCTGGCTGGCGGCGACCCGCTCGGCGACGGCGCGCCGGACTGGCTCGCCGCCCGCTGGCGCGCCGCCTACGGGCCGGACCGGGCGGAGGCGATCGGCAGAGCGCATCTGGCGGGCGCCACCGTCGACATCACCGTGAAGGCGGATCCCGAAGGTTGGGCCGGACGTCTCGGTGCCGTTTCGCTGCCGACCGGATCGCTGCGGCTGGCCGCGGGATCGGGCCCGATCGGCGCGCTCGACGGCTTCGAGGCGGGCGCGTGGTGGGTGCAGGACGCCGCCGCCGCACTCCCCGCAAAGCTCCTCGGCGCCAGGGCCGGCGAGCGGATCGCCGATCTCTGCGCCGCGCCCGGCGGCAAGACCGCGCAACTCGCCGCCGCGGGCGCCGCCGTCAGCGCCATCGACCGCTCCGCCCCGCGCCTGGAGCGCCTGCGCCGCAACCTGGAACGTCTCGGCCTCGCCGCGGAGGTGGTGGTCGGCGACGCGCTGGCGCTCGACCGGCCGGGGAGCTTCGACGCGGTGCTCCTCGACGCGCCGTGCTCGGCCACCGGCACGATCCGCCGCCATCCGGACGTGGCCTGGACCAAGCGGCCGGACGATATCGCCCGCCTCGCCGGCCTGCAGGCGCGGCTGCTCGACCACGCCGCGACGCTGCTGCGGCCGGGCGGGCGCCTCGTCTACTGCACCTGCTCGCTGGAACCGGAAGAGGGCGAGGCCCAGATCGCGGCCTTCCTGGACCGGAACGCGGATTTCGCGCGCGTGCCCGTAGGGCCCGATGAGGTCGGCGGCCTCGCCGAGATCATCGACCCCAACGGCGACCTGCGCACCCTGCCCTGCCATCTCGGGGGCGGCACGGACGCGCGCGGCGGGCTCGACGGCTTCTTCGTGAGCCGGCTCACCCGCCGGACGTGACCCGCGCCCGTTTCATCCCGGCGAAAATCGGTCTAAACGGCCGCTCCCGCGCCGCGGCGCGGGAGCCACCCCAATCCCCCGCTTACCTGCCGCGTTCGCAGGAGTGAGCCCGGAGCGACATGCGATGCCCACGCTGACATTCCCCGACGGCAACACGCGCGCCTACGACGCGGCCGTGACCGGCCGCGCGGTCGTGGAGGGCATCGCCAAGTCGCTGGCCAAGCGCACCGTCGCGATGGCGCTCGACGGCGTGGTGGCAGACCTCGACGACACGATCGACCGTGACGTCCGGATCGAGTTCCTCGACCGCACCGATCCCCGCGCCCTGGAGCTTATCCGGCACGATTGCGCCCACGTTCTGGCCGAGGCCGTGCAGGAACTCTGGCCCGGCACGCAGGTGACGATCGGTCCGGTCATCGAGAACGGGTTCTACTACGACTTCGCCCGGGACGAGCCCTTCACGCCGGAGGACTTCCCGAAGATCGAGGCCAAGATGCGCGAGATCATCGCGCGCGACGCGCCCTTCACCAAGGAGATCTGGACCCGCGACGACGTGCGCCGGCTCTTCGCCGACAAGGGCGAGGGCTACAAGGTCGAGCTGGTCGACGCGATCCCGGCCGGCGAGGATCTGAAGATCTACCGCCAGGGCCAGTGGTTCGACCTCTGCCGCGGCCCGCACATGACCTCGACCGGCAAGGTCGGCACCGCCTTCAAGCTGATGAAGGTCGCGGGTGCCTATTGGCGAGGCGACGCCAACAACCCGATGCTGACGCGCATCTACGGCACCGCCTGGGCCTCCCAGGCCGATCTCGACGCCTACCTGCACCGGCTGGAGGAGGCCGAGCGCCGCGACCACCGGCGCCTGGGCCGCGAGATGGACCTGTTCCACTTCCAGGAGGAGGGGCCGGGCGTCGTCTTCTGGCACGCCAAGGGCTGGACGATCTTCCAGGAATTGATCGCCTACATGCGCCGCCGCCTCAAGGGCGACTATGCCGAGGTGAACGCGCCCCAGATCCTCGACAAGGCGCTCTGGGAGACCTCGGGCCACTGGGGCTGGTACCGCGAGAACATGTTCGCGGCCCAGAGCGCGGGCGAGGAGGCCGAGGACAAGCGCTGGTTCGCTCTGAAACCCATGAACTGCCCGGGCCATGTGCAGATCTTCAAGCACGGGCTCAAATCCTACCGCGACCTGCCGCTGCGCATGGCCGAGTTCGGCGTGGTCCACCGCTACGAGCCGTCGGGCGCCATGCACGGGTTGATGCGCGTGCGCGGCTTCACCCAGGACGACGCGCACATCTTCTGCACCGAGGACCAGCTCGCCGCCGAGTGCCTGAAGATCAACGACCTGATCCTCTCGACCTACGCGGATTTCGGCTTCGACGAGATCCTGGTGAAGCTCTCCACGCGTCCCGAGAAGCGCGTCGGCTCCGACGCGCTCTGGGACCACGCGGAATCCGTGATGACGCGCGTGCTGGCCCAGATCGAGGAGCAGTCGGGCGGCCGGATCAAGACCGCGGTCAACCCCGGCGAGGGCGCCTTCTACGGGCCGAAATTCGAGTACGTGCTGCGCGACGCGATCGGCCGCGACTGGCAGTGCGGCACGACGCAGGTGGACTTCAACCTGCCCGAGCGCTTCGGCGCCTTCTACGTCGACGCCGACAGCCAGAAGAAGCCCCCGGTGATGGTCCACCGCGCGATCTGCGGCTCGATGGAGCGCTTCACCGGCATCCTGATCGAGCACTTCGCCGGCCACTTCCCGCTCTGGCTCGCCCCGACCCAGATCGTGGTGGCGACGATCACCGGCGATGCGGACGACTACGCCCGCGAGGTCGTGCGAACGCTGGAGCGCGCGGGGCTCCGGGTCGAGGCCGACCTGCGCAACGAGAAGATCAACTACAAGGTCCGCGAGCACTCGCTCGCCAAGGTGCCGGTCATCCTGGCGCTGGGCCGCCGCGAGGCCGAGGAGCGCACCGTCTCGATTCGCCGGCTCGGCAGCCAGGGCACGAAGACCCTGCCGCTCGCCGAGGCCGTGGCCGCCTTCGTGGACGAGGCGACCGCGCCCGACATCCGCCGGGCCGAGGCCGTGGCCGAGACCCGGCCGAGCGCCGACGTCGCCCTCGACGGCCATCACGTGGTCGAGCCGGCGCCGTAGGCCGGGGCGGGCTGTCGCGCCGCCTCGCCCGCGGCTCTGACCACGACCAATGAAGCGCCACCCTTTCTCTGACACTCCCTCCGAGAAAGGGCGGCGTCTTCAGCGCACTGAACTCCGCCTCCGGGAGACTGAACTCAACATCTCACCGCGCCATAGCCCGCTCCAGCACCGCGAACACCCGCGGGTCCGTGCACTGGGCGACGTTGAAGCGGAGATAGTCCTTCGCGCCCTGGCCGACGCTGAAGACGTTGCCGGGTGCCAGCACCACCCGCTCGGCCAGCGCCCGGCGCGAGACCTCGGCCGCGTCGAGCCCGTCCGGCAGGCGCGCCCAGACGAACATGCCGGCCCCCGGCACGAACGGCACGGTGATCCCGAGCGCGGCGAGCCGCCGGATCGCGCGCCCGCGCGCCTGCGCCAGCCGCGCGCGCATCGCCTCGAGGTCGTGGCGGTAGCGGGCATCGGTGACCGCCCGGTGCACGATCGTGGAGGCGAGGTGCGGGTTGCCGAGGGTCAAGGCGGTCTTCAGATCGAGGAAGCGCTCAACCCAATCCTGCCGGAGCGCGACGTAGCCGATGCGGCTGGCGGAGGAGAGCGTCTTCGAGAAGCCGCCGATCTGGATCACCCGCTCCAGCCCGTCGAAGCCCGCCAGCCGCGCGGCCGGCTCGACCTCGAAATCGGCGTAGATGTCGTCCTCCACCACCAGCGTGTCGTGCGCCTCCGCCAAGCGCAGCAGCCGGTGCACGATCGCGGGTCCGAGCGAGGCGCCCGTCGGGTTATGGAGCGTCGAGTTGGTCAGGTAGAAGCGCGGTCGGTGCGTGCGGAGCGCCGCCTCGAAGGCCGCGAGGTCCGGCCCCTGCGGCCCGAAGGGCACGCCGACCATCTTGACCCGCTGCGCGCGCAGCAGGGCCTGGAAGTTGAAGTAGCAGGGATCGTCCACCAGCACGGTGTCGCCCGGCTCGATCAGGAGGCGGCAGAGCAGGTCGAGGGACTGCGTCGCCGAGTCGGTGAGGACGATCTGGTCCGGGTGGGCCGCGATGCCGCGCTCCCCCATCCGGCGGGCGATGTGCTCGCGCAGGGGCGTCAGGCCGTGCGGCTGGTCGTACCCCGTCAGCGCCGGTCCGCCCTCGCGCGCGACGCGGCGTAGGGCCCGGCGCAGCGCCTCCTCGGGCAGCCAGTCCGGCGGAAGCCAGCCGCAGCCGGGCTTCAGCACGTCCGGATAGGTCTCGAAGGATTGCCGGCTGATCCAGAGCGGATCGACCGCCCGGTCGAGGCGGGGACCCGCGGAGGCGAGGCAGAAGGGCTCGGGCCGCCCCGCCACGTAGAAGCCCGAGCCCGGCCGCGAGACGATGGCGCCCTGCGCCGCCAACCGGTCGTAGGCCTCGACCACGGTCGATTTCGAGACGCCCAGGCTCTCCGCGAAGGCGCGCACGGAGGGCAGCCGGGCTCCCGGCGCGAGATGGCGCCCGCCGATGCGGGCCTCGATCGCCGCCATCACGGCCTCGACCCGGGTGAGACCCGGCGCGAGATCCGGTTCCAGGGCTCCGTACGCCATCCCGATCCTCGATCGTACTGCCCGCCGTACCGGACAGTTTGGACGGATCGTACCGAACCCGTCCCTGTCGCGGAACCCGGAATCGCTGCATCCAGCCCTCGAAGGCGAGGATTTTGAACCCGAGGAGGACAGGATGGGAGCGACGAGCGGAGACCGGCACGACGCCCAGCGGATCGGCCGGCAGTTCCTGGATCTGGCGATGCTGGTGGCCGGCGGGATCGGGCTCGCCCTGCCGCTGATCTGGCCGCTCGGCTGAGCCATGGCGAACCCGATCCTCGCCGCGCCGGTCTCGGCGCGGCCCGTGCCGGCCGCCGGAGCACTGCGCGACGGGCTCGTGGGCGTCGCGATCTTCGGCGGGACGCTCACGGCGACCCGCCTTGCGCTCGCCTCCTTCGAGCCGGTCGCCCTCACCCTCATCCGGGCGGCGCTGGCCGGGCTCGCGGCCGGTGCGGTGCTGGCCGCGCTCCGCCAGCCGACCCCACGCCGTGCCGACCTCGCGGCGCTCGCCGTCGTCAGCTTCGGCGTGGTGCTGGGCTTCCCGCTCTTCACGGCCTTCGCGCTCGGCCAGATCGGGGCCGGGCGGGCGAGCGTGTTCGTGGGCCTCTTGCCGCTCGCCACTTCCATCTTCGGCGCGTTGCGGGCGGGCGAGCGGCCGTCCCGGGCCTTCTGGCTGCTCTCGGGCCTCGGCAGCGCGGTCACGGCCGCCTTCGCGGCGCGCGGGGCTGGGCCGGGCTCGCTCCTCGGCGACGGGCTGATGCTCGCCGCGATCCTCGTCTGCGGTCTCGGCTACGCCGAGGGCGCGCGCCTCGCCCGGCGCCTCGGCGGCTGGCAGGTCGTGGCCTGGGCGACCGTTCTGGCCCTGCCCGCGACGCTGCCCGCTGCGCTCTGGCTGATCCCCGAGCATGCGCGAGCCGTGACGCCCGCCGCGCTGGCCGGGCTCGCCTACGTGGCGGCACTCAGCTCGCTCGTCGGCTTCGTGTTCTGGTACCGGGCTCTGGCGCGGGGCGGGATCGCGGTGACGGGCCAGCTGCAGCTGCTGCAGCCCTTCCTGGGGATGGCGCTCGCCGCGCTCGTGCTCGGCGAGGCGATCGACCCGCTGATGCCGCTCGTCGCGGCCGCGGTGGCGGCCTGCGCGGCGGGGGCGCGGCGCCTCGCCTGAGGCGCGAGCTTCCTCGCCGCACTGCGGTACGATCGGGCTAATCCCGGATTGGAACTCCCAAAACCGGCTCGCGCACGGTCCTATCGCGTCGTCCGGCCCCGCATCTGGGGCCGGACGGCGCAGCGCTCGGGCAGAACCCGACCCTGCGCCGGGCGTGCGCGCGAGGTCGGGATGAACTGGGTTCCGGAGCAGCCGAACAGGAACGGGAGCCTGTCGCTGCAGGCGCATTACGAGGCCCGCAACCTCGGCATCCTCACGGCGATCTGGCGGCGCCGCCGCGCGATCGGGATCCTGCTGGCCCTCGCCTTCGTGGGGGCCGGCGCCGTCTGCCTGACCCTGCGCGACCGCTACACCGCCGAGGCCATCCTGCAGGTCGATCTCGGGCGCCCGGTCTCGGTGCCGGTCGGCCAGGCCGGCCAGACCGCCGCCCCCGATACCGGCGCGATCGTCGAGAGCGAGGCCCGGGTGATCCGCTCGCGCGCGGTCGCCCGCCGGGTCGTTGCGGATCTCGGCCTCGCGGACGAGCTCGGATCCCGGGGCGGCGCCCTCCTCGACCGCCTCGCCTTCTGGCGGGCCCACGCGCCGGCCGGTCCGGATCCCGCCGCCGCCGAGCGCGCCGCCTTGGCGCTCGCCTCCGGCCTCACCGTCACCAACGACAGCCGGTCCTACCTGATCACCGTCGGCTACACGGCGACCGACCCCGCCCGCGCGGCCCGGATCGCGAACGCCTTCGTCGACGCCTACCTGAGCAACCGCCTGGAGATGGGCGTCGCCAACGCCGAACGCGCCGGCACCTGGCTCGACGGGCAGATCACGGCGAGCCGCGCGGACCTGGAGGCGGCCGAGAAGGCCATCGAGGGATTCCGGCAGCGCACCGGCCTGGTCGAGGGCGGCACGGCGAGCGTGAGCCTGCCCCAGCAGGCCCTGCGCGATGCCAGCGTGCAGCTCGCCGCGGCGGGACAGGCCCGCACGGCCGCCGAGACGCGCCTCGGCCGGGCGCAGGAGATCTTCCGCTCCGGCGGCGTGCCCTCGGCCCAGGATCTGGCCGGCGCGCCGGTGATCCAGCGCATGCTGGAGAACGTCGAGGCGGCCAAGCGCGAGGTCGCCGCGCAGCTCCTCACCGGGCCGCGCCACCCGCGCTACCTCCAGGCCAAGGCCGCGCTGGAAGATGCCGAGCAGCGCCTGCGCGAGGAGGTCGACCGAGCGGTCGACAATCTGAAGAGCGAGGTCCGCACGGCCGCAGGCGAGGAGGAGGCCGTCGCCGCCCGTGTGGCGGGGCTGAAGGCCGAGGTGATCGAGGCGATGGGTGCGGAGGCGCGCCTGCGCGGACTCCAGGCCAACGCGACCGCGATCCGCGAGCGCCTGAAGACCCTCGGCGACGCCCACGCCCAGGCGCTGGCGCTCGCGGCGATGAAGTCCTCGACCGCCCAGGTGGTGATGCGGGCGCAGAGCCCGGTCGCGCCCTCGGGCCCGCTGCGCGCCCTCTATATCGGCCTCGCGGTGGCGGGCGCCGGGGCGCTCGGCGTCGGCTACGCCCTGCTGATGGGGCGGCGCGACACCGGGTTCCGCTCCGGCGGCGAGCTTGCCGAGGACACGGCCCTGCGCTGCCTCGGCATGGTGCCGGACATCTCGACCGCCTCGGGCGCGGGCGAGGTGCGGATGTTCGACGAGGCGATCCGCATGGTGGCCGCCTCGCTCGGCTGGCCCCGGGCCGCCGGCGCGCCGCGGGTCCTGCTCGTCACCTCATCGGTGCCGGACGAGGGCAAGTCGCTGCTCTGCATGGCCCTTGCCAAGCTGCTCGCAGCTCGCGGCACCCGCATCCTCGTGATCGACGCGACCGGCGCGCGGCCGGCCAGCCCGGCGAGCCGGATGCCGGCGCTGGAGGACGTCGTGCTCGGCGACCAGGCGGCCTTCCTGGCGCGCGCACAGGACCGCGCCGTCACACTGCTGCACGGGCGGGGCCGGGCGACCGCGCAGGACTTCTACCTCTCGCCCGCCTTCGAGACCTTCATGGAGGGCGCGCGCGCGTCCTTCGACCTCGTGCTGATCGAGGCGCCGCCCGCGATGCTGGTGCTCGACTTCGTGCCGCTCGCGCACGTCGCCGACGCGGCGATCCTGGCGGTGCGCTGGGCCTCGACCCCGCGCAAGACGGTGCTGGCGACCCTGCAGCGGCTCCAGGATCTCTCGGTGCGGGTGCGGGGCCTCGTGCTGACCCGGGTCGATCTCGATCAGCACCGGCACGAGCCCTTCGCCGACGCGTGCTCTCACTACCACCGGTATCGGAGCTTCTTCGAGAGCGCGGGCGCTGCGCGCGCGGCCGAGTCTCCGGCGGGCGCGGCGGCGGCGCGAGCCGGGCTGCCGCGCCCCGGCGAGCCCGGATCCGCCGAGGCCGATCCCGGCGCCACCGAGCGCGCCGAGCCGAGGTCGCTTGATCCCAAGCCCGCCGCGCCCGCCCCCGCGCCCTGAGCCCGGCCCAGCGCGGCTGACCTTCCGCAACCCAAGGAGCGACCCCGATGAGGATCATGGTGATCGGCGGCAACGGATTCGTCGGCCGGCCGCTGACGCGGATGCTCGCGGACGGGCACGAGGTCTGCGTGCTCGACGCGATGCGCTACGGGCCGCCGCGCTTTCCGCCGGAGGAACTCGCCCGCCTCCTCATGATCCAGGCCGACATCACCGATCCCAAGCAGGTCGAGGCGGTGATGCGGACCTTCGTGCCGGAGGCGGTGATCCACCTGGCGGCGATCCACTATATCCCGGAATGCGACCAGGATCCGGTGCTTGCCGCGCGCACCAACGTCGCCGGCACGGTGAACCTCCTCGCCGCCTGCCCGCCCGGCTGCCGCTTCGTCTTCGCGAGCAGCGGCGCGGTCTACGCGCCGGAGGCTCGGGCCCACCGGGAGGACACCTCCCCGATCCAGCCCAGCGACATCTACGGCTTCACCAAGCTCCACGGCGAGCACTACGTCCGCCACATGGCGCGCCAGCGCGGCCTTGCGGCGGTGGTGGTGCGGCTGTTCAACGTGATCGGGCCGGGGGAGACGAACCCGCACCTCCTGCCCGAGATTCTGGCACAGCTCCTCGCGGGCCACAGGCGGATCAGCCTCGGCAACCTCACGGCGCGGCGGGACTACATCCACGTGGACGACGCGGCCCGCGGCTTCCGGGCGGCGGCGCTCGCGGGCGCGGTGGCCCCCGGCGAGACCGTCACGGTCAATCTCGGCACGGGCCAGGCCTACGCGGTGGGTGAGATCCTGGCGCGCCTGCGCCGGATTGGCGGGGCGGATTTCACGGTCGAGACAGACCCGGCCCGGCTGCGCGCCGTCGACCGGCCGGTGCTCGCCGCCGACATCGGGCGCATCCGCGAGCTATTCGGCTGGCGTCCCCGGCACACGATCGACACCGCGCTCGCCGACCTCTGGGAGCGGCCCGATCTGCCGCACCACCTGACCGCGAAGTACCGGCCCGCCCCGGCGCCCCGCTCCGCGGAGGTGAGCCCGCCCGCCGAGATGCTGCGGCCCGCCTCCTGAGCGACACCCCGCGGATTCCCTCTCCCCGACGACACCGGAAGGTCCAGAACGACCATGTCCACGCCTTTTTCCACGCCCGTCGCCAACCCCGGTGCCCGCCTCGCCATCATCGGCTGCGGCGCCGTGGTGGACCATCACCTCCTGCCCGCGCTGAAGCGCCAGGGCTGGGCTCCGAGCGTCCTGATTGACCGCTCGCCCGAGCGGCTCGCCCTGCTGGCGGGCCGCGCCGGGCGGCGCCGAGCCGACATCGTCACGGCCGCCGACTGGCGGGACGTCGCCGACCGCTTCGACGCAGCGCTGGTGGCGACGCCGCACACCACCCACGGCCCGATCGGGCTGGCCCTGCTGGAGGCCGGCAAGCACGTCTTCATGGAGAAGCCGCTCGCCACGACCGGCGCGGAGGGCGAGGCGATGATCGCGGCCGCCGGGCGGCTGGGCCTCGTCCTCGCGGTCGGCCTGCTGCGGCGCAACCTCGCGATCGCGGACTGGACCAGGGCGCTCATCGCGTCCGGCACGATCGGCACGATCCGGCGGGTCGACGCACGCGAGGGCTTCGTCTTCAACTGGGCCACGAGTTCGGACGCGCTGCTCCGCCGCGACCTCTCGGGCGGCGGCGTGCTGATGGACACGGGCGCCCACACCCTCGACATCCTGGGCCACTGGCTCGGCACGATGGAGCCGGTGCGCTACCGCGACGACGGCGCCAGCGGCGTCGAGGCCGATTGCGTGGCCGAGTTCGCGCTCGACGGCGGCGGCGAGGTCCGGGTCGAGCTGAGCCGGACCCGCAACCTCGCCAACACCGCCCGGATCGAGGGAACGCACGGCCATGTCGAGGTCGCGCTCTACCGCAACGAGGTGGTGGCGGGTTCTCCCAACGCGCTGGCCTTCACCCATGCGGGCGTGAGCGGGACCACGATGAAGCCGCAGCTCTTCCCCGCCCTCTTCGACGCCGAGATGCGCGATTTCCGCGACGCGGTCGCGCAGGGCCGCCCCCCGGCGGTCGGCGGGGCCGAGGGCCTCGCCTCGGTGCGGCGGATCGAGCGCTGCTACGCCCTGCGCGAGCCGCTGGAGCAGCCCTGGGACGCCGCCCACGCGGCGCTCGCCGACGGTCTGCCGCCCGGTGCCCGCGCGGTGGTGACGGGGGCCAGCGGCTTCATCGGCGGCCGGCTGGTCGAGTGGCTGCTGCGGGCCGGGGTCGACGTCACCTGCATCATCCGCGAGATCGGCAGCGCCACGCGCCTCGCCCGCCTGCCCGTACGGCTGGTCAAGGCGGATCTGACCGACCCCGCCGCGATCGGCGCGGCGCTTGCCGGCGCCGACACGGTGTTCCACTGCGCCTACGATCCGCGCTCGCGGCGGCAGAATCTCGAGGGCGCGCGCGTGCTCATCGAGGCCGCCGCCGAGGCCAAGGTGCGCCGGCTCGTCCATGTCAGCACCTTCTCGGTCTACGAGCCCTTCCCGCCGACGCCGCTCACCGAGGAGACACGCGACGGCGATCGCGCCTGGATCTACGTGAAGGACAAGCTCGACATCGAGGGCCAGATGCTCGCCGCGGCCCGCGATGGGCGCGTTCCCGCGACCGTGGTGCAGCCGACCATCGTCTACGGCCCCTTCTGCAAGCCCTGGACGAACGCCCCGGCCGAGGAGCTGATCCATGGCGAGGTGGTGCTGCCGGACGGCGGCGCAGGCCGCTGCAGCGCGGTGTTCGTGGACGACCTCGTGGACGGCATGCTGCTCGCCGCCACGCGGGACGCGGCGGTCGGCGAGCGCTTCATCCTGTCGGGACCCGACACGGTGAGCTGGGGCACGTTCTTCGGCGAGTTCGCCCGCGCGCTCGGCGTGCCAGGTCCGACATCGTGGCCGCTGGCCGAGGTCTCGAAGCAGAACCAGGGCTTCGTGCGCGACGTGAAGCTCGTCCTGCGCAACCCCAAGCGCATCGTCCAGATCATCGTGCGCTGGCCCCCGGCCCGCTCGGCCCTCCAGGCGGGCCTCGACGCCCTGCCGAAGCCCCTGCGGGCGCTGGTCGACCGCTACTATTTCGGCGGCGGCGGCCCGGTCTTCGGCGCGCTCATCGTGCCGGACCCGCAGAAGGCCGCCCTCTACACCACGCGGGCGACCGCCGAGATCGGCAAGGCGCGCCGGATGCTCGGCTACGCGCCGCGCTTCGCCTTCGCGGACGGGATGCGCGAGACGAAGCCCTACCTCGTCTGGGCCTATGCCGACCTCGTGCGGGCCGCCCGGCGCGCGCGGGGAACCTCCGCGCCGCCCGCCGCGCCGGTGGGAACGCCGGTCGCGGACGCGCGCTGACGCACGCGGGCGGCGTCCGGCCGATCACCGCCGAGACCGTGCATCCCCCTCTCCCCGCACGCGGGGAGAGGGGCGAGGCCCCCCTCGTCGGGGGCGAGCCGAGCGTTAGCGAGGGTGAGGGGGCGGCTCGGAAAGAGGCTTCTCTGTTCAAGCGCCCTCACCCTCGCCTGCCGGCTCGCTCCGGCGATGACGAGGTCGCCGGAGCCCTCCCCCCGCCTGGCGGGGAGAGGGGG is from Methylobacterium radiodurans and encodes:
- a CDS encoding NAD-dependent epimerase/dehydratase family protein produces the protein MSTPFSTPVANPGARLAIIGCGAVVDHHLLPALKRQGWAPSVLIDRSPERLALLAGRAGRRRADIVTAADWRDVADRFDAALVATPHTTHGPIGLALLEAGKHVFMEKPLATTGAEGEAMIAAAGRLGLVLAVGLLRRNLAIADWTRALIASGTIGTIRRVDAREGFVFNWATSSDALLRRDLSGGGVLMDTGAHTLDILGHWLGTMEPVRYRDDGASGVEADCVAEFALDGGGEVRVELSRTRNLANTARIEGTHGHVEVALYRNEVVAGSPNALAFTHAGVSGTTMKPQLFPALFDAEMRDFRDAVAQGRPPAVGGAEGLASVRRIERCYALREPLEQPWDAAHAALADGLPPGARAVVTGASGFIGGRLVEWLLRAGVDVTCIIREIGSATRLARLPVRLVKADLTDPAAIGAALAGADTVFHCAYDPRSRRQNLEGARVLIEAAAEAKVRRLVHVSTFSVYEPFPPTPLTEETRDGDRAWIYVKDKLDIEGQMLAAARDGRVPATVVQPTIVYGPFCKPWTNAPAEELIHGEVVLPDGGAGRCSAVFVDDLVDGMLLAATRDAAVGERFILSGPDTVSWGTFFGEFARALGVPGPTSWPLAEVSKQNQGFVRDVKLVLRNPKRIVQIIVRWPPARSALQAGLDALPKPLRALVDRYYFGGGGPVFGALIVPDPQKAALYTTRATAEIGKARRMLGYAPRFAFADGMRETKPYLVWAYADLVRAARRARGTSAPPAAPVGTPVADAR